The genomic interval ACAAGGTGGAacttactttgtgttgttctggaTGGCTTGCTTCAGTAACCTTACCCAGTTCTGACGAATTCTGGATGTTACAGCAGAGAGagtaaacacgtccctttttgTCTGAAGGAGAGCAAAACACACATACAGTTTAACAGGAAGTAGCGAGAATATGTGGTAACTTATCTGCAAACACCAGAGGAAGGGGGACATCTTAATGACTGTCCACTGATCTGGTAAAATGCATGAAAGCCTGAGCATAGCATAGCTGCTCTGAAAACTAACCTGAATTTGAAGCCCATAGTTCTCCTCTACATCACAGTCCGACACGTTTACACAGGAAGTCAGATCGATCTCTCCATCCAAATCATCTGACTACAGCATAAGAAGAGAGATTATATCTAGTCAAACAAGGCTACAACCCAAACAAAGATTAGGTAAAACTAATAATTGCAGACCATGAAAGCACAGATGAATGAAATACCTACCTAAAGTATTCACACGTCTAAAACCTttaatattgtcacattacaaccacaaacttaattttatttggattttatgtgttaaagTTAAACATGTGGTAACACACAATCTGACAAATGTGACATGGATTTTGATTAACCACCTTAGTTCAATAATCAAGCTTATTTGTATAGGACCATTCATACACAAGGCGATCCATAGTTCCCTACCGGAAATCAGATGAGAGACATTAGAATTACAGCCATCATTAAGCTTTGCTCAAGAAGATAGCTCAATAtgtcaaacacataaaaacctTACACAAGAGAAACAACTGTTACTatgcacatttaaaacagttaGGTAgctaaaaaacagtaaaaaataattaaccagggattaTAACAGCAGTGCAGACTGTCTTCAATCTGTCACTTCAGTCACTCATCAGTGATTGGGCAAACAGTTCATAGGTCAGATTCTTTGATTGAAAGCTGCAGTAGAAacaatgttttcagtcctgTTTTAAAGGAGCCACTGGGGGACACTGAGTAAGCAGGTCTCTGAAGAACCAGAACACTTCACTGTGGTTACAGCTGCAAGGCTGTAAGTCTTACGAAATGTTTGTAACTGTTACAGAACCACCTAAAAAAGGTCCATGATCTTTAAGCCAACATCTATGTCATTGCAAAACATTTCGTCCCCAACTGTTCAGTTTGGCTCAACTATGCTTACCTTTTACATTATCAAGCCTCACTTTAGTTGATGGTTTTTAGAACTTccttttactgcaattacagctgcagttcTTTTGCTTAATGTCTCTACCTGCTGTGGACATCTAAAGAATGAAATTGTGCccattattctttgcaaaaataagTCAGATTCAgacagactggatggagagcatcgatgaacatcaattttcaagtcttgccacagattctaagATCACTGTAGGttgggactttgactgggccattctgaaaCATAGGTATTCTTTGATCCAAACCTTTTCACCATAtatttggctgtatgtttaggatagTTGTTctccaccatcatgtttcaccatgggcaTTATTTGTTCTGGGTTATGTGCAGCGTTAGTTTGTCCCAATGCACAGCAGTTTGTATGAAAGCCAACAAGTTCagctttagtctcatctgaccagagcagatTCTTCCACATGTTCACTGTGTCCTCTATGTGGTTTgtgaaaaactgcaaacataACTTCTGTTGGCATTTCTCTAATACCAAACAATACCTTTCTTctcaccactcttccataacAGCCAGATTTGTGGCATCTACAACTAATAATTGCCCTGTCAACATATTTTCGTACCTGAGCTATttatctttgcagctcctctagagttacaaTGGGGCTCACTGTTGTGTCTTAGGTTATTGCTCTTTGTCTGGCCCATAAGTTTAGGTTGACGGCCATATCTTGGTACGTTGACATTTGTGCTGAACAGGATTGACAGAGCTCTGCGGGAAGTTCAAAGCTctggatattattttataactggttgcagtggattttatttaagggtatcataGTGACGGGGGCttaatgaaaatgcatgtcacaATCATATGTTTAGTTGaaaatatcttaaaataaacacagatcaTTTTGTTTCCACATTACATAtatgttctactttgtgttacACTATCAAAAAATATCccattaaaacattaaagtttgttgttaTAATGTGATAAATTGGGAGAAATCTTGAGAggcatgaatatttttgcaaggcgctgtagGTGTCAGTGTTAGTGACACATCTGTTCATACCTCCTCAGCCTCTGAGTCTCTGTAGTATCTCAGTGAAGTCTCACCAAGAACAAACCACTGCCTCTTCCACTGTTGAAAATCAAAAAATGTGGACTCCTTCACATTACTTGGTAACATGATcgtcaaactttactttttaataaaaccctatttaaaaacttgtttttattgttgtggattttctccaaACAACACAGGGTCAAACTATACATACAGACTCAAAcatatacatacaggtccttctcaaaatattagcatattgtgataaagttcattattttccataatgtcatgatgaaaatttaacattcatatattttagattcattgcacactaactgaaatatttcaggtcttttattgtcttaatacggatgattttggcatacagctcatgaaaacccaaaattcctatctcacaaaattagcatatttcatctgaccaataaaagaaaagtgtttttaatacaaaaaacgtcaaccttcaaataatcatgtacagttatgcactcaatacctggtcgggaatccttttgcagaaatgactgcttcaatgcggcgtggcatggaggcaatcagtctgtggcactgctgaggtcttatggaggcccaggatgcttcgatagcggcctttagctcatccagagtgttgggtcttgagtctctcaacgttctcttcataatatcccacagattctctatggggttcaggtcaggagagttggcaggccaattaagcacagtgataccatggtcagtaaaccatttaccagtggttttggcactgtgagcaggtgccaggtcgtgctgaaaaatgaaatcttcatctccataaagcttttcagcagatggaagcatgaagtgctccaaaatctcctgatagctagctgcattgaccctgcccttgataaaacacagtggaccaacaccagcagctgacacggcaccccagaccatcactgactgtgggtacttgacactggacttctggcattttggcatttccttctccccagtcttcctccagactctggcaccttgatttccgaatgacatgcagaatttgctttcatccgaaaaaagtactttggaccactgagcaacagtccagtgctgcttctctgtagcccaggtcaggcgcttctgccgctgtttctggttcaaaagtggcttgacctggggaatgcggcacctgtagcccatttcctgcacacgcctgagcacggtggctctggatgtttctactccagactcagtccactgcttccgcaagtcccccaaggtctggaatcggcccttctccacaatcttcctcagggtccggtcacctcttctcgttgtgcagcgttttctgccacactttttccttcctacagacttcccactgaggtgccttgatacagcactctgggaacagcctatttgttcagaaatttctttctgtgtcttaccctcttgcttgagggtgtcaatagtggccttctggacagcagtcaggtcggcagttttacccatgattggggttttgagtgatgaaccaggctgggagttttaaaggcctcaggaatcttttgcaggtgtttagagttaactcgttgattcagatgattaggttcatagctcgtttagagacccttttaatgatatgctaattttgtgagataggaattttgggttttcatgagctgtatgccaaaatcatccgtattaagacaataaaacacctgaaatatttcagttagtgtgcaatgaatctaaaatatatgaatgttaaattttcatcatgacattatggaaaataatgaactttatcacaatatgctaatattttgagaaggacctgtacaaccccactaatatttagtttaaatgTCTTTTAGCAAGTTGCAGAGGAACCACATCCTTTTGTACCCAGCAAAAGGCAACCCAGTATGCCTTTGGTTAGATATTTTACCTCACTTCTTATTTTTCTTGAGCTCATTTAAATTGATTGGTTTGCTGGTATAGATGTAGCCATTCTACAAGGTTAATGTTAGCATGCTTTGTCCATTCCAAACCCAGTTGTGATGTTTTTAATGTTCGCCCTGTTGGATCAACCAggccccagaacagaaccaggttTCTTTAtgagcttgttgagctttttaagtcaccggctctgatgctgctacccaaCAGACGATGGCAGAAGTGATCACACTCTCCGCAACAGATTTATAGGAGCATCTcgttttaaacacagaatgaCCTAATCTTCCCCAACAACTACAGTCTGCGCTGTCCCTTCTTTCAGATGGCTTCACTGTTGCATCTCGTCTAGTCTATATCCAGGTGAACACAGGTATTTCTGTCATCTGAGGGACAAGTTTTATGTTCAACTGAGAATGTTTGAGATATTTAACCACAATgagtgaggctttcaaacctaaaaACAAAGATTAAACTATCAAGCATgggagtggcagcatcatgccatgGGGCTGTTTTAATGCCAGTTTGCATTGCACCATGTTTGTGAAATAATGAAACACAAGGGctatctttacattttaaaactgcaccTTACATCAACAGCTACAGCTGGTTTAACTGTTGTCATAGTTTGGTGTTCCAGCAGGATTAGGATCCCAAGCACactttaaaacaggtttagggtcggataaaacagcttaacattAACTTTCTGGAAGGGAACTGAACTGAACCctattaaaaatcattttgttcatgcttgtaaaaacaaaatgtttaaatacatGATTAAAATCCCCAAATGAATGTGACATTTGTACCAATTATGTCTGCATTTAGACCAGAACATTATTTTTATCTGCTGCTTAAGTCAAACCGGGCTTTACATAGCTAAGACAATTGTGGTCTGAATAAGGCATACTGAAAACAGTCTCTTGTCCTCTCTGGTTACAAACTAAATGCCAGGTTCTTCAATTGTGGTTACAGCAAGAACTAGCTTGAAGTAAAAACAGGTACTTACCTTGCCTTGTTTGTTCAGCCTGGACATCCAGCCCTTCAAGTAACACCATCTGCAGTTGAAGCATTAGAGCCAGACAGTTAGTAAGCACTCTGCTGTGGTTTGTGTCTCATCTTTGATTGTGAAACTAAAGGAAGCGGAAACTGTCAAGCAGACAAACAGGCTCGAATGTCATTGCTAGAGCAGTCTGAAACATGCATAAAGGTGATAGAGACAGTTATCTCTCCATAAATAAGATCAGTCTTGCAGAATGAGGACATAAAACAGGAAGATGTGTAGTTTCTGTGAACCACGATCATCACTGTGGACAAGAGGAGGAACTTGTGAAACATATTTTAGAATCACTCTGAAAACAAGCAGATGCCTTCAGAGCTTGTTAGGGCACCCTGAGATACTCACCAAGCAAGATGTTGTGTCCGAGGAGCATGAGGCGATGACAGAGAAACAAAACTTAGGGGAGAAGTAATGCATGGCATGCAGTAGGAAGAGAAAACCGCAAAAGCATGGTCATGCCATTTCTCTTCAAACATTCTTTGAAGGGTTGTGACCCACTTTAACACCCTCCAGAGTAAAACATCAGAATTGTGGTCATAGTTTTTTATATTCTTCAGTTACACACTGATTCAGCAGAAAGTGCAGAaactttttatttcacttctcTAGGGAAACGTAACGTTTTTAGAAACAAGTCCTGTCGTTAAACTCCTCTTGAATCTATTCATGATGATAAATCATATTCAATCATATATATCATGTTCCCAAAAATGAGCTACAGTGAGAGGGCAGAGGTGGGTAAAAAAGATGGAATAAATATCAACATGATGCATGGAAACCACAGCAAATATGACCCATTTCCCTCTGAACACGTGTGATTTCCAGTTTCTGGAAGCACTGGGACTGCTTACCCGTGCCTGTGGGTCCTTGGGGCGAGCTCGGTCCTTCACTTTTAAAGATCTGTGTTTTCCACTTTGATCTGAGGtcttaagtggaagaaaagagAACTGGATTTTAATTggctgttttaacattttaacaaggACCTGGGTAGTTACTCTATCTTACCTGTGCATGAAGAGAAGCAGCGGATTGTCGTTCGGTGTCAAGGTCCCGAAATTTTTCTCGTCTgtctctccccctctctcttcCCCTCCTACTCTCATCTGGCTCTAGCCTCGGACTACAGATGTCTGTTTTATCTTGATACCTTCagaaaaatatacatacataaatatacaCCTTTACATACTTACTAGGTTTAGTTCAAAACTATTTATACTTCTTGAACTTTTAaccttttgttacattacaactacaaacttaaTTGCATTTTACTGGGTTAGACCTGCAGCTGCAATAGCAgtgaaggtggttctacaaagtatttgcTCTTGGGGGATGGATaaaacggctctttgaagaaaccctcataatgagctacaacaacatttaatttccctttgggattaaaaaagtatttttgaattgaattgaattgaataaatgcGCCTCACAGGTATCTGTAAAAAATCTTGATCTGTAAATATCTTGACAACTACAGTATGTATCGTTTCCTCTCCATTTCTCAGTTGTGCACTGCTTtttgttggcctatcacataaaatcccaccaTGACTGCAACTCGGCACAAACCCGTGGAGCATCAGTCAGTGTCTTTGCCATGAACCATCAAGACAACATCCCCCATATTGTCACAGGCTGTTTCATGTTAAATGCTTCCATCATATTGAGCCATTGCTACGACTGAAAAATACCCAAGCCTTTTGTCTCACCAACCTGTATGATCTTTGTCTCTGGTCCCTGCAGGGACTAGGACTCTCATTTCTCCGTCTCAGCCCCGGAAAGGTTTCTTCTTCCTCCACCTGGATCTTGGGTATGTCAGCCAGCACGATGTAGTCATCCATGTTCATCCCAACCTTGGATTCATCATAATTCTTGCACATTTAACATTTGTTGACAAGAATTTTAGCAAAGTGAAGAAAAAAGTAATGATATATTTACCTCCTCAGGTTCTACTACAGCCTTTTTGGGCTCAGAAAGTAACAAGGCGTCCATTCCTCGTCTGATGTTGCTTTTGCTTCTCTCAGAGCTGACTTTAACAGTGCCGTTGTTAGAATTTACAGAGTCTGTTGTCACAACGTGTGAATGTGATCCATCACCCTGAGAGTCCACTAACAGTCTTGACGAATAGAAACCTTGTGATAGTGTGTGACCGAGTAAAGAATGAGAAGATCCCTGCCAAGAGCCAACTCCTTCGTTAGCCTCATCAGGTTCTGTGACTGCAAAGTATGATGGCGATCCTCCAAGAACCTGAGAGTCTGCTATCCGTCTCGATGAAGAGGAAGCTTGTGATGGGGGGCGGCTGAGTATGGAATGTGAAAACCCCTGCCAAGAAGCAACCCCTTCGTTCACCTTATGAGAGTCTGTGACTGCAACGTGTGAAGGCGATCCAACTAGAATATGGGAGCCTGCCCCCTCCCGTCTTGACGAAGAGGAACCATGTGATGATGGAAGATTAGGTAAAGAGTGTGAAGACCCCTGCCAGGAACCTTGGGATTGACTCAGCCTTTTATCTCTTAAGTCAGGTTCTCTAAGAGAGGCGTGACTCTGTGGACTGTAGCCATTCCTAGATGGTGACACTTCACGGCTATTGTGGGACAGAGTATTGGCCAAACTGCTTAGAGCTGTCCTGCTTCGAGGAGATGCTTGAGACCCTTCATATGAAATTTGCCTCACTGCAGAAGAACGACAGTGGGAGATAGATTCAAGATTTCTGTAGAGTTTCTCAGAATCCAAACTGTGTTTGTTTGAAGCCTGTGATAGACTCCTTGACTCTTTGCTGCAGATCTTATGGTCTTCATATTCACCACTCTGTAACTGAAATGAGTCTGTTCGTCTGTGTGCCAAAGCATTGTAAGATGCCATTGACCCCCTCCTGCAGGAAGGACTGGACCTGCCTGATGTGTGACGTGAAGCACAATTCGACTGAATTTGGAAGGAGCCCTGCAATGAAGCATGAGCCCGAGCCTGACTCCTACAGAGGGAGCTCCCTCTCCGAGGTTCCACAGGAGACTCGGATAATCTGTAGCGGTCTGGACTCAAAGAGCTGTGACGTGTTGGAGAGTTTCTCTCAGAATCAGTACCTCGTCTGAAGTTGGAATGGTATGTGTACCTCTGTGGGGACTCACTTCTCCAAGTTGCCTGCATATATGTATCTGGGTTTCTTCTTTGGGATGGCAGTCCAAGGCTGACATTCCTGTAGGGGACGCAGGCTTTGGGCTCTGGAACGTAGTTGTTTGGCAGTGGATGTCCTTTCTCATAATAGCGGTAGGTATGCTTGTTCTCCTCCTCCCTCTGCCGTACTCCGTCACCTCTTCTGTCTGGAGAGAAATAGCcgctttctttttctctgcctcctctgGACTCTGAAAATCATACAAGCCTGTcatcattgtcttaatatgtaGCCTGCAAAAGAACAATGGCAGAAATGTCATGGGTGACAAAACGTTGCGTCTAAGATCAATATGAAGATGTTTTGTATAAAGGGATGTACTAAGTAACAGACCTGAAGCCCGGCGGGACATGTCTCTACCTCTCCTTTCATCCATCCCAGAGTTTTCAGCGTCTCTCGGGGAAGAAGGGTCCAGTTGGGTCATCTCTGTTTGGCCTGCAGAAGGGCTCCGTGGGCTGAGGGATGTGCTCCTCTCTGACTGCTCCCACTGATTTAAAAAGCTAAAGAAAGAGGCACTTTGTCAGTTTTTAAACacctaaataaacaaatacaaaaaaaaaattacttcacATCAAGGGAATGGACATATGTTGACTGAAAGGAACAAAACTGCGTCTAAATCTTATATTTGGTCTTACCCAGAATCCAATAACTGGGGACCAGCATCAAGGTTTAAAAAAGAATTAtgcttttaaaatcaaaaatgtttctccaaactgatttttctgtttgaagCTCTTTTAAGCTGAAACTGTCAGAGTTACCAGAGATACACAGCCCCTTCCCACccgttgctgtgcactgctggcCAACTGGCTCAAAGAAGGCTACCATACTTCTATCACTcttacaaaaaagacaaattcagttgtttgcaaatatttttggtCACGATAAACACACACTGTCTTGGTGCGAATGCTAAAGGAGCGCCACGGATCACTCCTATTAAGGCAATGCTGTTTTAGACATACAGCAGCATTTCACTAGAAAATAATAgattagaaatatcctttattgttccTGAGTGGGTAAATTCAGGAATGACAGCAGCAGCGTgacaggcaaatggaagcatgcagatttacacaaaggtaaaatataataaacaggTATGACATAAGATAAGGTACAGTAAGGGAAAATTGACATCACAAGATAAAAgtactgtacagttattaaaaatataatactCAGATTAGAATAAAATGTGGAATTAAGTAggataattaaaaaatgtaaaaactgttcttgtacatttgtgcataaaaaacaacagcagactatttacaagaaaatggaaaactgtGCAAATAATATCAGGATACTAtaaaaattaaatcagaaaGTTTTACAACAAAGTATTACTTTAGGGGTGTGCACTCTAATTCTCCTAGCTATTGCtccacttatttatttattttttttctgctaagtgatttggttttcagttgaattgtacagAGTGCATGCCACATAAAATATAGGAAAAGTTCTCAAATGATTTGTCATTGTGTAATTTTTACATGACAAAACCTTTTAACGGGAGTATGTATATCTGAGATCCACAAAAGATATATACTGTAGGTCAGTTATTTATAAAAAGGTAATTGAGATGCATGATAGGGTCACCTGGGTTGGAAGTCAGTTTCACAATTCTCAGGTTCCCACTCAGGACTCGGGCTGCGTTCAAGATTCCACTCAAAGGTCCAACCACCACTGACACCATCGCTGCTGGCACATGTCGTCACCTCAGACAGCGCTAGATCATCTTCATAATTATTATCTTCATCATTATTATTGTCACCTACACCCTGGTTTGTAGAGCAAAGAAACACAATTTTGAATGTCTGGATAAATCACAGGTTAAACCAAACAAAAGCTGTATTTACACCAATAATATGATAACATAACCtgactgaaacatttaaagaattttATTGTGACTAACCTttctaatattttaaatgacatATAATTTTTCATGCACATAAAATCTACCCAATGTGACCCAACTAAAAAGCTGATGTCTTCAAAGAACAAGTCCTTAAAAATAAACTCTACAAACATATCTCCGTAGGAATCTAAATAAAGTCTATCATGAAATCTTTTACTCACTCTGACTCCTTAAGGTCCTTGTGTCAAATCTGTTGTCAAGGTTCTGCAGCTCGGTTCCTTCTACCTTAACCACTCCCTTCACTCTAGCGGAGCCAATTCACTTAGACTCCACAGGACGTAACTCAAGCTAGTCTGTATTCATGCTCATCATTATTTCATTGCTGTGGTGCTTTTGCATTAGCAGCACAACCCATTTGAAGTATTTTTTAGCCTTTTCTTGATCCTATCATCAGTTCTACCTCTCATTAACATGGATAACACACTTCATTGGTATTTTAGGTTCTCTCCTAACTGCAGGCAAGTGTATGGCTGTTAGATCCATTGCCTTTTGTTTCTAAAACACAATGAAGTCTATTTTAGTGTCAATACTTCAAGTATAGGATTCCTTGGCATATTCTACTATACAGGTTATTTCAACCAGTACGGTTGTGCTACTGGAAGGTATGCGTTTGCGTCAGTGCATATCAGATTGCCATCCATTCCCCAAGGACTGCAACAAGCTTTCATTAATTAATGATAAAAGAATCAAATGCCACATTGCTGTGTCTCCCTTCACAATAAGGTTAGCTTGGTGATTGGCTGATGAAATAATCTTGCCCTCATACAAATGTTGGAACAGTTTTTGTTACACCTCCTTGGAATTTTCTTTAGTATTTCCGTTGCTATCAGCTCTGAAAGAAGCTAATGGtatgtgtatttattatttttgtcacaATGATTCCTATAAATTTCCCTTCATTTTCTCTCCAGATCATCCATCTGACCCAGTTGCAATATTCCAATTTCAAAAATTCATATTAAAACACAAGAAAGTTTGAGAAGCAAACACCAAAGTCATTGCATGTTTAGCCTTAGCTTACAGTTATTAGCTGGATCAAATGATTACATATAAAGGAAGAACTTGTGTGTAATGCCCAGATTGAAAAAGCAAATAGGTTCTAATACATTTTATGAGATAATCGAATCGGAGCTCTTTATGAGGCAGTTCATGTTAGCTTTATTGCAATGATTTTACTGCTTAGCTCTTAAGCTAgtcaaaatgtttgcatttcaaTGTTATCTCAACAAGATTTTAGAGTGAAAACACTGGGTTGTTGCTCAGTTTGAATCCCCATTTCATACCAATGTGATATCATATCGTCCCTTCTGTTTGGTACCCGTAAGCATTTCATACACAGGCTCTTAAATCATGGCATATCAATTTAtatccatttatttttctttgtaaagtattttcatgatttatggagatgaagtaataaaaatgcttaaattgaATGCATAATTCCTTGTATATTATGTTTGGACAACTTTGTACCCTGTTCCATTTACTGTGGCTTTATAGACATATGGACCAACTGACTCATGAAAAATGACAGCTTACGACCTCTGATCAAACAAAACAGCACAAGGTGCTGCtggtag from Girardinichthys multiradiatus isolate DD_20200921_A chromosome 5, DD_fGirMul_XY1, whole genome shotgun sequence carries:
- the LOC124868659 gene encoding uncharacterized protein LOC124868659; the encoded protein is MAPPAEDYYCWQFQPNTFDPSRCRSCLRPNHMHLSTTTSEYANAAELHDLQEMGVGDNNNDEDNNYEDDLALSEVTTCASSDGVSGGWTFEWNLERSPSPEWEPENCETDFQPSFLNQWEQSERSTSLSPRSPSAGQTEMTQLDPSSPRDAENSGMDERRGRDMSRRASESRGGREKESGYFSPDRRGDGVRQREEENKHTYRYYEKGHPLPNNYVPEPKACVPYRNVSLGLPSQRRNPDTYMQATWRSESPQRYTYHSNFRRGTDSERNSPTRHSSLSPDRYRLSESPVEPRRGSSLCRSQARAHASLQGSFQIQSNCASRHTSGRSSPSCRRGSMASYNALAHRRTDSFQLQSGEYEDHKICSKESRSLSQASNKHSLDSEKLYRNLESISHCRSSAVRQISYEGSQASPRSRTALSSLANTLSHNSREVSPSRNGYSPQSHASLREPDLRDKRLSQSQGSWQGSSHSLPNLPSSHGSSSSRREGAGSHILVGSPSHVAVTDSHKVNEGVASWQGFSHSILSRPPSQASSSSRRIADSQVLGGSPSYFAVTEPDEANEGVGSWQGSSHSLLGHTLSQGFYSSRLLVDSQGDGSHSHVVTTDSVNSNNGTVKVSSERSKSNIRRGMDALLLSEPKKAVVEPEEVGMNMDDYIVLADIPKIQVEEEETFPGLRRRNESPSPCRDQRQRSYRYQDKTDICSPRLEPDESRRGRERGRDRREKFRDLDTERQSAASLHAQTSDQSGKHRSLKVKDRARPKDPQARGWMSRLNKQGKWKRQWFVLGETSLRYYRDSEAEESDDLDGEIDLTSCVNVSDCDVEENYGLQIQTKRDVFTLSAVTSRIRQNWVRLLKQAIQNNTNQSDSSCEKENPRSRRLSSSQPPAQFPCGGSSHEPATSIYNTVVANTNRDPTIEGDLGRDLSLATQREQGEGWDREQAKRLEERNKWFEGAVPLSEMSTRWDSMELKRGSIPVPVNETIDSEVNKKWTEFETSFRDLSDQSLIGTQAYQPSSQGEALPLINNQTLQTNKAEALQKEVETVKKERQAMGIDVDSPCGPGAPCRAKLEAMEVAHRKEMQELQEKHARERRKLEEERGRMLQEESQAAAKAIEALKAAHREELQREVEKARSLDGGAAHMDSYRGHMPQADVLHSELNVLSERYSQKCLELRSSEQSSKNRETELDHKKKEMEQLQRENQELKIKLAEEISRMRLFITGQRSDVVSLCKTEATPSDLETLLRAKENEVQYLKKEISCLQNEVQTLMKEKEAVYKLYKEAYVELSDTRGRSQLELGSLNEHLRLANAALQEGGRQT